The genomic region TCGCAACTACAGGGTCCGCGGTTACCGTATGAACGAGTAGAGAGCGGTTTTTCCACTCGACCGTGTCCCCGACGTTTACCGTGACTTTTTGCGGCGTGTACGTCAGTTGATTGGTCAGCTCGACCACGGCCACCGGGTCCGCCGCGACGACCTTGGACTGCTGAAGCCCAACCCCAGCGGCCGTGACCACCAGAATCAGAAGCAGAGGGACAAAGCGGAAACCGGTCCGGGGAAATTTCCCGGCCGGTCTCCGGATCGCCTTCAGTGCGCCAAGCGAGATGTTAGCCACGTTCAGCCTGTATCTCTAAGTTTTCAAACATGACGTGCCAGAACGGCAGTTCCATCCCATTGGGTAGGGCAAAGCCGGTCTTGACCGCGTTGTGCACAAAT from Candidatus Methylomirabilota bacterium harbors:
- a CDS encoding plastocyanin/azurin family copper-binding protein; the encoded protein is MANISLGALKAIRRPAGKFPRTGFRFVPLLLILVVTAAGVGLQQSKVVAADPVAVVELTNQLTYTPQKVTVNVGDTVEWKNRSLLVHTVTADPVVATKHESVILPKGAEPFDSGNIDPESNFRHTFKVPGTYRYFCIPHEGAAMVGEVVVKPAATSRRTSFVSGLIATASIWAWR